A portion of the Notolabrus celidotus isolate fNotCel1 unplaced genomic scaffold, fNotCel1.pri scaffold_175_arrow_ctg1, whole genome shotgun sequence genome contains these proteins:
- the LOC117808897 gene encoding transmembrane protein 251-like: MMNFRQRMGWVGVAFFLLLSVMAVYYVFEVHSFSLEHVQRGGSGPSAPPLAFTWSQSLSARLPPLPVWMWASVFLLPYLQLFLFLFSCTRADPRAVGYCVLPVCLALLCSRRHAARKPANQRGPPLIDT; this comes from the coding sequence ATGATGAACTTCCGCCAGAGGATGGGATGGGTGGGCGTGGCCTTCTTCTTGCTCCTCAGCGTCATGGCGGTCTACTACGTCTTTGAGGTCCACAGTTTCAGCTTGGAGCACGTGCAGAGAGGTGGATCTGGTCCGTCGGCTCCGCCCCTCGCCTTCACCTGGTCTCAGAGCCTCAGCGCTCGCCTGCCTCCGCTTCCTGTCTGGATGTGGGCGTCGGTCTTTCTGCTGCCCTACCTGcagctcttcctcttcctgttctcCTGCACCAGAGCCGACCCTCGAGCTGTCGGTTACTGCGTCCTTCCCGTCTGCCTCGCCCTGCTGTGCAGTCGCCGCCACGCCGCCAGGAAGCCGGCCAATCAGAGAGGCCCGCCGCTCATTGACACGTAG